A window of Aurantibacillus circumpalustris genomic DNA:
TGAACTTCTTTTTCCCCTGAAATAAGTTTGGCACCAAGTGTTTTCGGCGCACAATATCCAGTAAAAAGGATTGTGTTTCTTTTATTAGTAATGGTGTTTTTAATATGGTGCTTCACTCTTCCTGCATCGCCCATTCCAGATGCTGATATTATCACGCAAGGTTCCTTTAAATCATTTAATAAAACAGACTCCTCGGCATTTTCGATGTAGGTAAGATTCGCAAATCCAAATGGATCGGGATCTTTTGTGATATAATGCTTTAATTCATCATTAAAACTTTCAGGATGCTTTCTTACAATCTCTGTTGCTTTTGTAGAAAGTGGACTATCTACAAATATTTTTATTGGTGGTAAAAGATTTTTGTTTTTTAATTTATCAAGAATATATAAAACTTCTTGCGTCCTGCCTAGGCTAAAAGCTGGGATAATAAGTTTACCTTTTTTAAGAACGCAGGTGTTCTTTACAATTTCTAAAAATTTACTTTCTGAGTCCTCTAATTTTTCATGCAAACGATTACCATAAGTTGATTCACAAATAATATAATCCGCTTGAGGAAAAACGCTTGGGGCTCTTAATAGTGGATCCTTATAACGACCAATATCTCCGGTAAAAGTCAGCCGAGTAATTTTATCGTCTTCCTTTGCTGTGATATTAACGGTAGCGCTGCCAATAATATGCCCGTTTTCAGTAAATTTAAATGACAATTCATCATTCAATCTAAATTCTGTATCAAAAGAAATTGGTTTAAAATGTTGTAGACACTTTTCTGCATCGTGTATCGAATAGAGAGGTTTTATTAGTGGCTGGCCAAGTTTTTTCCTACGTTTATTAATGTAATGAACGTCACCTTCGTGTATGTGAGCACTATCTAACAGTAAAATTTCGCACACATCAAATGTTGCTGGCGTACAATAAATTTTTCCTTTAAACCCCTCTTTAACCAGACTAGGTAAACTCCCAGAGTGATCGATGTGCGCATGGGATAAAATAACGGCATCCACCTTACTTGCGTTTAAACCGAGATTTCGATTTAAAACATCCGTTTCTTTTCCCATACCCTGATATAAACCACAGTCCAAGAGAATTTCTCTACCTTTTTTAGTTATCAATAAATGTTTGCTTCCTGTTACTCCTTCTGTAGCTCCAATAAATTTTATTTTCATGGCTTCCTGTTTAGTATTCTATAACCAAAGATTACATTATTTGAATTAAAACTGAAAGCATAAATCATATTTCAATGTGATAAATATCAGTTAAAACCGTTTCGGTTATTAATTTTTTATCCTAAGAAATTAATTTAGCTATAACAAAAGCAGAAGCGGCTGCAATAACTCCAATAAAAGTAACCTTGAGTGCTCCCATAAACGGGGGTTGACCGGTCACCTTACTTTTAAAGAATCCAAATACAAACAAACAAAAAACTGTTATTATAGCAGATAAAATTAAACCGCTTTGAGGATCAGAATTTATGACATATCCCATTAAAGGAATAAAACCGCCAATCATATAGGAAATACCTATTGTTAGCGCACTTTTTTTTGCACGTGCCGGATGTGGTTCTTCTAATCCTAATTCGAACTTCATCATAAAGTGAACCCATTTATCTTTGTCCTTAGCTAATTCAGTTGCAATTGAATCTTGAGAACTTTTACTTAAACCATAATCTGCAAAAACATCGCGTACTTCTTGCATTTCCTTTTCAGGAATTCTTTCTACTTCTTCATACTCCTTTTTTTGTTCACTGTAATAGTGTTCCAGTTCAGTTCTACCAGCAAGATAACCACCTAATCCCATAGCGATACTTCTGCCACAATTTCAGCTAAACCGGCTGTTAGAATTATTTTATTACTATCGACCGCACCGCTCAAACCTGCAGCAAGAGCAAAGGGAACGGTTAATCCATCGCTCATTCCTATTACAACATCTGTTATAAATTCAGAGCTTTTTAAATGTTTTTCTGGGTGCTTGTGATCCATTTTTTTTAATTGAAGTGTATTATTCTTCTTTATTCTTTAATTCCATCAAAAGGGTGTAGGCTCCTTGGGTAACAATTTTCAAATCTTTTACGTTTGGTGTATCGATAAAACTAATTCCTGTATAATGACTTTCAGAGACTCCCTTTTTTATTTCTCTCATCTCAAAAGTACCCGTTTTAAGTACAATAAAAACATAATCTTTCCCCTCATAACTAACGATCGCGTCTGAGTTTATAGTTTCTGTATTTTTTAATTGTATTTCAATTTCGGCGTTCATGTACATACCCGGTAATAAAGTTTTATCGTAATCTTCAAAATGACAATGAATCTCTGCTGTTCGATCAAGAGAAATATCCTTGCCTATAAGAATTATTTCACAAGGATGCTTTTTATCTGGTTGATTATTATTGTAAGCAACAAGTTTTTGTCCGATATAAAGTTTCTCGAGATCCCGTTCGAACACTTTTAAATTTAAGTGAATATCGCTCGGATTAACTAATTCAAAAAGAATATCAGACGGATTGACATACTTACCAATATTTACATTTACTTTAGAAACAAATCCATCGATAGGTGAGTATATATTTACTGCTTTTGATAAATTATTTTCAGAAAGATTCTTTGGATCTATGTTGATTAGTTTAAGTTTTTCAGCCAATGCGCTTAATGAAATACACTGAGTTTCGTATTCCATTTGTGCTTGTTGAAATAATTTATCACTAGTAGCTTTGCTTTCATTTAACTCTT
This region includes:
- a CDS encoding efflux RND transporter periplasmic adaptor subunit, with product MKQLLQLIIYHPTQIKMKNYILGLVTVFLFSCGNPTIPEQESENKISTNTITLTDAQFKSAKIQVGKLVNKTISSTIKVNGIIDVPPQNMVSVSMPLGGYLKTTKLLPGMHVGKGEVIATMEDLQYIQLQQEYLTVKSKLDFVTAEYNRQKELNESKATSDKLFQQAQMEYETQCISLSALAEKLKLINIDPKNLSENNLSKAVNIYSPIDGFVSKVNVNIGKYVNPSDILFELVNPSDIHLNLKVFERDLEKLYIGQKLVAYNNNQPDKKHPCEIILIGKDISLDRTAEIHCHFEDYDKTLLPGMYMNAEIEIQLKNTETINSDAIVSYEGKDYVFIVLKTGTFEMREIKKGVSESHYTGISFIDTPNVKDLKIVTQGAYTLLMELKNKEE
- a CDS encoding MBL fold metallo-hydrolase, giving the protein MKIKFIGATEGVTGSKHLLITKKGREILLDCGLYQGMGKETDVLNRNLGLNASKVDAVILSHAHIDHSGSLPSLVKEGFKGKIYCTPATFDVCEILLLDSAHIHEGDVHYINKRRKKLGQPLIKPLYSIHDAEKCLQHFKPISFDTEFRLNDELSFKFTENGHIIGSATVNITAKEDDKITRLTFTGDIGRYKDPLLRAPSVFPQADYIICESTYGNRLHEKLEDSESKFLEIVKNTCVLKKGKLIIPAFSLGRTQEVLYILDKLKNKNLLPPIKIFVDSPLSTKATEIVRKHPESFNDELKHYITKDPDPFGFANLTYIENAEESVLLNDLKEPCVIISASGMGDAGRVKHHIKNTITNKRNTILFTGYCAPKTLGAKLISGEKEVHIYGETYPVVAEIQNIMSLSAHADYSEIIQFLSCQDKKEVKEIFLVHGEPDAKESFREKLLAENYKKISIPTKGSIDLV